A single Drechmeria coniospora strain ARSEF 6962 chromosome 03, whole genome shotgun sequence DNA region contains:
- a CDS encoding nucleotide-sugar transporter, giving the protein MTSSSSSSNPFSKSVAKPSSKPSKPSSKLSSVPPIPNLSPSASSPERLLDPRDSAIVTDAARADVPSTGVANSSAAAPSPGSRLAGSAGGDIEMEPVTGHRRRKSSIMSPPGVGPFAHRPHPHPSVSIPQDARLLQGPSSARSARSSREGSARDSSGEDDVRDDEEMGLSSHDRRRRRRKRRRNTRLDNRIAREKTVSEDERKEADMSVVKNLAITCTFILLWYIFSLSISLYNKWMFDKNNLNFQFPLFTTSLHMVIQFFLAGAVLYFIPSLRPQSGYSSDGGRSRHETEPANGPAMTKLFYLTRVGPCGVSTGLDIGLGNASLKFISLTFYTMCKSSSLAFVLVFAFLFRLEVPTWRLVAIIATMSFGVVLMVFGEIEFKLGGFVLVISAAFFSGFRWALTQILLLRNPATSNPFSSIFFLTPVMFVTLISLAVPVEGVGALWEGLKGLSQQWGPVMTPLFLVFPGCIAFCMTASEFALLQRTSVVTLSIAGIFKEVVTISAASVVFGDKLTLVNFFGLITTMAAIVAYNYVKISKMREEAVQTVHGCHVAASPASPVSHSGNDSGDEDNDSNDEMAGLLYRSSSMGQTSGSSDGSTQMNLPAGDDHKGHKSRRTD; this is encoded by the exons AtgacctcctcctcctcctcgtcgaacCCTTTCTCGAAAAGTGTGGCGAaaccgtcgtcgaagccgtcgaaaCCGTCGTCGAAACTATCCTCCGTTCCCCCTATACCCAACCTCTCTCCGTCTGCCTCCTCGCCCGAACGGCTTCTCGATCCCCGCGActcggccatcgtcaccgacgccgcTCGAGCCGACGTCCCCTCGACGGGAGTTGCCAAcagctccgccgccgctccctcTCCCGGCAGCCGTCTCGCTGGCTCCGCCGGCGGTGACATCGAGATGGAGCCCGTCACCGGCCACCGCCGACGGAAGAGCAGCATCATGAGCCCCCCCGGCGTCGGCCCGTTCGCTCATCGCCCGCACCCTCACCCTTCCGTCAGCATACCCCAGGACGCGAGGCTCCTCCAGGGACCCAGCTCCGCTCGCTCCGCCCGCTCGTCGCGGGAGGGATCGGCGAGGGACAGCTCCGGCGAGGATGATGttcgcgacgacgaggagatgggcCTCAGCTCCCACGACCGCCGTCGAAGGCGGCGGAAGCGTCGGAGGAACACGAGGCTCGACAACCGCATCGCTCGAGAGAAGACCGTCTCGGAAGACGAGCGAAAGGAGGCCGACATGAGCGTCGTCAAGAACCTGGCCATCACCTGCACCTTCATCCTGCTCTGGTACATCTTTTCCTTGAGCATCTCGCTC TATAACAAGTGGATGTTCGACAAGAACAACCTCAACTTCCAGTTCCCCCTCTTCACCACCTCGCTGCACATGGTCATCCAgttcttcctcgccggtgccgttCTCTACTTCATCCCCTCGCTGCGGCCGCAAAGCGGATACAGCTCCGATGGCGGCAGGTCGCGGCACGAGACGGAGCCGGCCAACGGCCCCGCCATGACCAAGCTCTTCTATCTCACCCGGGTCGGCCCCTGCGGCGTCTCGACCGGTCTTGACATCGGGCTGGGCAACGCGTCGCTCAAGTTCATCAGCCTCACCTTCTACA CCATGTgcaagtcgtcgtcgctcgccttcgtcctcgtcttcgccttCCTCTTCCGTCTCGAAGTCCCGACCTggcgcctcgtcgccatcatcgccaccatgtccttcggcgtcgtcctcatgGTCTTTGGCGAGATCGAGTTCAagctcggcggcttcgtcctcgtcatctccgccgccttcttctccggCTTCCGCTGGGCCCTCACCCAGATCCTGCTGCTCCGCAACCCTGCGACGTCGAACCCCTTCTCCAGCATCTTCTTCCTCACCCCCGTCATGTTCGTCACCCTCATCTCCCTCGCCGTGCCCGTCGAGGGTGTCGGAGCCCTGTGGGAGGGGCTCAAGGGTCTGAGCCAGCAGTGGGGCCCCGTCATGAcccccctcttcctcgtcttcccCGGATGCATCGCCTTCTGCATGACGGCGTCCGAGTTCGCCCTCCTCCAGCGCACCTCGGTCGTCACCCTGTCCATCGCTGGCATCTTCAAGGAGGTCGTcaccatctcggccgcctccgtcgtcttcggcgacAAGCTGACCCTCGTCAACTTTTTCGGCCTCATCACGACCATGGCGGCCATCGTTGCCTACAACTACGTCAAAATCAGCAAGATGCGGGAGGAGGCGGTGCAAACCGTCCACGGCTGCCATGTCGCCGCATCGCCTGCTTCACCCGTGAGCCATAGTGGAAACgacagcggcgacgaggacaatGACAGCAATGATGAGATGGCCGGTCTGCTGTATCGGAGCTCCAGCATGGGCCAGACGTCAGGCTCGTCGGATGGGAGCACCCAGATGAACCtgccggccggcgacgaccacAAAGGTCACAAATCGAGGCGAACGGATTGA
- a CDS encoding RNP domain protein yields the protein MAYRAPPGPSSLPSKPPPSSASGAYQHGPFRPAFGSSSAASVPDSSSTRYGTASSYAPQQQGQQYGTSSNQYSSAAKYQTPSYPAYPGSAAAAGLSAGSQPPSYPGQQQQPPAAQAYSAHAPGYHSTSSYSAPQIRNPFPLPGTEPAAAVGGIGFDPTEAAQIAEWQTAYGAAPQVGRDGKPLATTATASVEAPRPDADAAAANPDKKKTVARQGGGKSWTDDSLLEWDPSHMRIFVGNLAGETTDESLLKAFSRWKSVQKARVIRDKRSSKSKGYGFVSFSDADDFFQAAKEMNGKYIQSHPVVVKKANTEIKAVNAKDKNKQHNRNKQKNKSGNQASGANGGSYEPNLGPIGGGGVVKPGQKTKNGLRLLG from the coding sequence ATGGCCTACCGGGCGCCTCCAGGCCCAAGTTCCCTACCGTCGAaacctcctccttcttccgCGTCCGGCGCGTATCAGCATGGCCCGTTCAGGCCTGCCTttggctcgtcctcggccgcctccgtcccggactcgtcgtcgacgcgatATGGCACCGCGAGTAGCTACGCCCCCCAGCAGCAGGGCCAGCAGTATGGCACCTCGTCGAACCAGTACTCGTCTGCCGCCAAGTATCAAACGCCTTCATACCCCGCCTACCCaggcagcgccgccgccgccggcttgaGCGCCGGCTCCCAGCCTCCGTCGTACCCtggacagcagcagcagccgccggcggcgcaagCGTACAGCGCACACGCGCCTGGTTATcactcgacctcgtcctaCTCCGCACCCCAGATTCGCAACCCGTTTCCTCTACCTGGCACCGAacccgccgctgccgttggCGGCATCGGCTTCGACCCCACCGAGGCCGCCCAGATTGCCGAATGGCAGACTGCGTACGGTGCCGCTCCGCAGGTCGGACGGGACGGAAAACccctggcgacgacggccaccgcCTCGGTCGAAGCGCCCAGACCTGACGCggacgccgccgctgccaaTCCTGACAAGAAGAAGACGGTGGCGCGCCAAGGCGGTGGCAAGTCGTGGACCGACGACAGTCTGCTCGAGTGGGACCCTTCCCACATGCGCATCTTCGTCGGcaacctcgccggcgagaccACCGACGAGTCACTCCTGAAGGCCTTTTCGCGCTGGAAGTCTGTGCAAAAGGCCCGCGTCATTCGTGACAAGCGCTCCTCCAAGTCCAAGGGCTACGGCTTCGTCAGCTTCAGCGATGCTGACGACTTCTTCCAGGCTGCGAAGGAGATGAATGGCAAATACATCCAAAGCCACCCTGTCGTGGTCAAGAAAGCCAACACCGAAATCAAGGCGGTCAACGCCAAGGACAAGAACAAGCAGCACAACAGAAACAAGCAGAAGAACAAGTCGGGCAACCAGGCGAGcggcgccaacggcggcagctACGAGCCTAACCTAGGTCCCATCGGCGGTGGAGGCGTGGTGAAGCCTGGACAAAAGACCAAGAACGGCCTGCGTCTGCTTGGCTGA